From a single Apium graveolens cultivar Ventura chromosome 2, ASM990537v1, whole genome shotgun sequence genomic region:
- the LOC141707490 gene encoding uncharacterized protein LOC141707490 isoform X1 encodes MPHKVHQHIICLQKTSIYGDQISVKELVASYVHLCTLYWWLRPFGCGVFLGGYGRDGPQLYMIEPSGVSYGSFIQRSNRKNSRAIIFSSCIQKYINLARDSFSGTHLACGSSLQEPCVSGSSIPGSTRKSKLKAVITSVTSGAFVLLLLGAIFMY; translated from the exons ATGCCGCATAAGGTACATCAGCACATCATATGCCTTCAAAAGACCAG TATATATGGTGACCAAATTTCAGTGAAAGAACTTGTTGCTAGTTATGTGCATCTGTGCACACTTTATTGGTGGCTCAG GCCGTTTGGTTGTGGAGTATTTCTTGGAGGTTATGGCAGAGATGGGCCTCAATTGTATATGATAGAACCCTCAGGCGTATCCTAT GGATCTTTCATCCAACGATCTAACCGGAAGAATTCCCGTGCCATTATTTTCAGTTCCTGTATTCAA AAATACATCAACCTTGCTCGTGACAGCTTTTCAGGAACACATCTCGCTTGTGGTAGTAGTCTTCAGGAACCTTGTGTTTCAGGTTCCTCTATCCCAG GTTCTACCAGAAAATCAAAACTTAAGGCTGTAATTACTAGTGTGACTTCTGGTGCTTTCGTTCTTCTGTTACTTGGGGCTATCTTTATGTACTGA
- the LOC141707490 gene encoding uncharacterized protein LOC141707490 isoform X2, which yields MPHKVHQHIICLQKTSIYGDQISVKELVASYVHLCTLYWWLRPFGCGVFLGGYGRDGPQLYMIEPSGVSYVSFSEMDLSSNDLTGRIPVPLFSVPVFNFSGTHLACGSSLQEPCVSGSSIPGSTRKSKLKAVITSVTSGAFVLLLLGAIFMY from the exons ATGCCGCATAAGGTACATCAGCACATCATATGCCTTCAAAAGACCAG TATATATGGTGACCAAATTTCAGTGAAAGAACTTGTTGCTAGTTATGTGCATCTGTGCACACTTTATTGGTGGCTCAG GCCGTTTGGTTGTGGAGTATTTCTTGGAGGTTATGGCAGAGATGGGCCTCAATTGTATATGATAGAACCCTCAGGCGTATCCTATGTGAGTTTTTCAGAGAT GGATCTTTCATCCAACGATCTAACCGGAAGAATTCCCGTGCCATTATTTTCAGTTCCTGTATTCAA CTTTTCAGGAACACATCTCGCTTGTGGTAGTAGTCTTCAGGAACCTTGTGTTTCAGGTTCCTCTATCCCAG GTTCTACCAGAAAATCAAAACTTAAGGCTGTAATTACTAGTGTGACTTCTGGTGCTTTCGTTCTTCTGTTACTTGGGGCTATCTTTATGTACTGA
- the LOC141707490 gene encoding uncharacterized protein LOC141707490 isoform X3 produces MPHKVHQHIICLQKTSIYGDQISVKELVASYVHLCTLYWWLRPFGCGVFLGGYGRDGPQLYMIEPSGVSYVSFSEMDLSSNDLTGRIPVPLFSVPVFKNTSTLLVTAFQEHISLVVVVFRNLVFQVPLSQVLPENQNLRL; encoded by the exons ATGCCGCATAAGGTACATCAGCACATCATATGCCTTCAAAAGACCAG TATATATGGTGACCAAATTTCAGTGAAAGAACTTGTTGCTAGTTATGTGCATCTGTGCACACTTTATTGGTGGCTCAG GCCGTTTGGTTGTGGAGTATTTCTTGGAGGTTATGGCAGAGATGGGCCTCAATTGTATATGATAGAACCCTCAGGCGTATCCTATGTGAGTTTTTCAGAGAT GGATCTTTCATCCAACGATCTAACCGGAAGAATTCCCGTGCCATTATTTTCAGTTCCTGTATTCAA AAATACATCAACCTTGCTCGTGACAGCTTTTCAGGAACACATCTCGCTTGTGGTAGTAGTCTTCAGGAACCTTGTGTTTCAGGTTCCTCTATCCCAG GTTCTACCAGAAAATCAAAACTTAAGGCTGTAA